In the Catenulispora sp. EB89 genome, TTCGCCGTGGCCCCGGTGGCGCTGTTCCGGTCGGTCAACAACCTGGCGTCACGCCAGGTGGCTCTGCTGTCCTCGGCGCTGTTCCTGACGTTCCCGACGTTCTTCACCGACATGGCGTACATGGCGCGCCAGGAGATCGCGTTCGTCATCCTCGGCGCGGCGGTCGTGGTGATGACCGACCAGGTCGCGGAGGCCCGGCTGCGGCGCTACGCGCTGGTCCCCTTGCTGACCGGGATCGTGCTCGCGCACTACTCGACGGCGTATGTGCTGGTGATGGTCCTGGGATCCGGCGTGGTGGTCACGACGGCCTGGCGGCTGCTGGACCGGATCGGCGAGCGGCGGCGCGGTCGCGGCGTCTCCGGGACCGCCGCCGCGAGCCAGGCCGCTGACACCTGGGACTACGGCGACTGGGACTACGGCGACAGTCTGGACAAAACCGACGGAGTCGGTGAAACCAGCGGAGTCGGCGCGGCTGGCGGGGTCGGCACGGTCGGCACCCTCGCCGCAGAAAGGCAAGGCAGCGCAGGCGGCACCGGCGGCAAGGGCTGGCTCAGCCGGTTCTCCAAGGCCGTCCGCAACCCGGACGGCCCGCCGCCGAAGCCCGCGGCCCCGGCGTTCCTCACCGTCTGGCTGGTGGCCCTCACCGCCGTCCTGGCGGTCGGCTGGGCCGGCCCCGTGACCCACACCAGCGGCCAGCTGACCAGCACCCTGATCGCCTCATGGAAGGAGGTCATCGGCCAGACCTCGGACGTCGGCTCCGCCGACACCTCCCAGAGCCTGGTCGGCGGCTCCACGGTCACCGACGCCCAGCGCATGGCCGCCTATCTGGCCGAGACCCGCGCCTCGACCACCCAGGACCGCGACGAGGGCCTGCTGTACCCGCAGTCGGTGATCGACAAGTACCCGACCCCGATCACCTCCATCCCCGACCTGCCGCTGACCTCGGTCGGCACCGGACTGCAGAGCCTCGGGCTGCCGGTGGCGAGCCTGAACGGCCTGGTCCGCTTCGGCATCGCGGCCGGCATCCAGCTCCTGCTGCTGCTCGGCACCGCCGTGGCCCTGCTGGGCCTGCGCTACCGGCGGGTCCGGGCCGAGCTGACCCCGACCCGGGACCAGGCCGCGCTGGCCGTGGCCTCGATCGCGGTCCTGGTGCTGCTGACGCTGGTACCGCAGCTCACGGTCGACTACAGCGTCCTGCGCGCACTCCAGCAGGGCATCTTCTTCTTCGGCCCGTTCATGGCCGCCGGCCTGCTCTGGGCCCTGCGTTGGTGCGGCCGGTACCGGACTCCCGTGGTCGCGGCGGTGATCGCCGTGATGGCGATCGACATCACCGGCGTGGTGCCCCGCATCACCGGTGGCTACCAACCGCAGCTCGCACTGTCCAACTCGGGCAACTACTACGACGCGTACTACCCGACCGACGCGGAGATGGACGCGGCCGCGTGGCTGCAGAGCGTGTACGACCGCAGCTCCCCCGACGTGCAGCAGGGCATGCTTCTCCAGACCAGCCAGGACGTCTACGAACGGATCCAGACGGTCTATCTCGGCCCGGTCGACGGCACGGTCGATCCACTCATGCTGCAACCGGGGAGCTACGTCATGCTCGGGCACGCCGAGGTGGACCAGGATCGGGCGTCCGTCGACTACCGGGGGACCGCGGTGAACTACACGTACCCGACGAAGCTGCTCGAAGACCTGCTGGACAAGATTTATGTCGGTCCCGGAGTGGAGATCTACCGATGAGTGACGACGTCGCCGGACCGCTCAAGGTCCTCCTCGTCTGCCACTACTACCCGCCGCACCTGGGTGGCATAGAGAACGTGGCGCACTCCCAGGCCCGGCACCTGACCGCCGCCGGAGTGCAGGTGACGGTGCTGACCAGCGGGGACCGCAGCGGCGTCACGGACGAGGACGGGGTCCGCGTGGTGCGGGTCCGGGCCTGGAACGGACTGGAGCGCAAGGCCGACGTGCCGTTCCCGGTGCTGGGACCGCAGCTGCTGCGCCGGGCCGTGCGCTGGGCCCGGTGGGCCGACGTCGTGCACATCCACGACGCCTTCTATATGACGTCGTGGGCCGCTCTCCTCGCGGCGAAGGCGACCCGCACTCCTGTGGTCGCCACGCAGCATGTGACGCTGGTGCACCACAAGTCCGCCGCCGTGAGCCTGGTGCAGAAAGCCGTCTACGCGACGGCCGGAAAGCTGCTCGTGCGGAACGCACGCTCGGTCTTCACCCTGAACTCCGACGTCGCGGCGTTCGTCCGCGACCTCGGCGCACCGGCGGAGCGGGTACGGCATCTGCCGAACGGCGTGGACACCGCGCTGTTCCGTCCGGTCCGCGACGACGCCGAGCAGGCCGCCGAGCGGGAGCGGCTGGGTCTGCCGCGCGAAGGCGTGCTGGTGCTGTTCGCCGGGCGGTTCATGCCCAACAAGGGTTTCGACACGCTGCTCGCGGCCGCCGATCCGGCCTATCAGCTGGTGTTCGCGGGCGGGCCGGCCGAAGCCCTGGCGGGGACCGGGGATTCGGCGATCTACGTGGGCTCCCTGTCCTCCTCGGACATGGCCGCGGCCTACCGGGCCTGCGACGTCTTCGCGCTTCCGTCGATGGCCGAGGGGTTCCCGCTCACCGTCCAGGAG is a window encoding:
- a CDS encoding glycosyltransferase family 4 protein, which translates into the protein MSDDVAGPLKVLLVCHYYPPHLGGIENVAHSQARHLTAAGVQVTVLTSGDRSGVTDEDGVRVVRVRAWNGLERKADVPFPVLGPQLLRRAVRWARWADVVHIHDAFYMTSWAALLAAKATRTPVVATQHVTLVHHKSAAVSLVQKAVYATAGKLLVRNARSVFTLNSDVAAFVRDLGAPAERVRHLPNGVDTALFRPVRDDAEQAAERERLGLPREGVLVLFAGRFMPNKGFDTLLAAADPAYQLVFAGGPAEALAGTGDSAIYVGSLSSSDMAAAYRACDVFALPSMAEGFPLTVQEAMSSGIAVVTTDLSGYAAYGLDRDRVSLVDRDTETLRVRLREIAADSELRGQMGKYAREYAVEHFAWPDHARMLIEAYRSAIHPGTSTADRG